A stretch of DNA from Dehalobacterium formicoaceticum:
CAATACCCAGGCTTTGTTCCACTTCTTTAATAGCTGTTGATAAAGTGGATTGAGAAATAAAAAGGGATTTTGCAGCAGCAGAGATAGACTGATGCTTTGAAATTTCAATCATATATCTCATATTTTGTAACGATATCATCTAATTACTTCCTTTCAATATACTATTATACTATCAAATAAACTGATAGCTAGCAATTGAAATTCAAGAAGATTAACCGATTGTTTTAGTGAAACTTCTATGATCCCGTTTTCGACAGTTAGAAGAAAAAGAAAGCTGGGAACCCGCGTGTTTAGCAGGTTCCCAGCTAATTATTGAATTTGAAATGTTGTATGTAATTACTAGTTTAATAATTTTTTAATTTTCCCGTTTAATTCCTTTGGTCTATAATGAAGCCTATCCAGATTAAGTGATGTTAATTCCATTAATGTATCAAGGGCCTTGCTACCATGATAGAGTGCCATGTATTCAATATCGTGTACGTTGGTGACATTCATATTTTTAAGTGTAGTAATTAGGTTTTCTGGAGTTATATGAGTATGTTGTTCGTCCAATTTAGCCTCTAATAGGCGATATACCAATAGGGCTGTAAAACAGATCATGAAGTGGGCCTTGATACGATTAGGCAATCTGTGATTTATAGGCCTCCCGGTGAAATTGGTTTTCATAATTCTGAAACACTCTTCAATCTGATATCTTTTGTGTGATATTGCGAGAATATCTTGAGCACGATCTTCGAGATTAGTCGCCACTGCATAATAGCCATCGTATTTTTCTTCCTCAGCAATTTTCTCCTCGTCCAGGACATAATTAATAACTGCCTTTTCACCAGATTTTGTATGAGAGATTCTTTTCATGAATCTTTTTACATCATTCGGTCCCTTCTTAATTTCTTCAGGATCCTTTCTAGCTAATAGTTTTTTTGCCCGCTCTATCTGGCTTCTCCGTACTGATCTTTGATACTCCATCATTTTTCGTGAAAATCTTATGATTAAGCGTTGCCTTAAAAGTCCGGTCGATTTCCTAGACTTAACACTACCATTTTTTAATGTTATTTCTTCGCTTAAACCAATGTCAAGGGCTTTGTCAGCAAAAATTACTTTGTAAGCAAAATCGTTATACAAAGGTAAATTTTCTTTTGAGTACTGATCAAAGGTTGTCATTTTTTTGATTGTGACAGGGGAGTCGTTTGACAATAAATGATAGTCATAGTCATTAAAAACTGCCTCCTTAAGAGTATTGCTTAATTTTTTAATTGATTGAGTGACAATAAAAGCCCTGCCACCCATGCTATTAAATTTACGGATGCTATAAGAACCAAGTCCCGCATCGGCACAATAAATAAATTTGGCTCCATTCAGCATCTTTAAGACTTCTTTTTCCAGGGGGATGGCAGTAGTTTGTTCACTTGTGTTCCCGGGATGCAGGGACATGGTGATGGGAATACCTTGGCTATCCATGAAAAGCCCCATCTCCACAATCGGATTAGGGCGATGCTCCTTACTTATCCCGAATTTTCTTAAGCCACAAATAACTTCCCCTGTAACTTCATCAACAATATCCTCGTCAGGTTGTTCGCATTCACAATAGAAGTTTGTGCAATCATAGTAGATAATAGAAGAATCTCTTTTGACGACAGCATTACTGTTTTTATAAAGCCATGTTAAGTAAACGTCATAATGCTCCTCTAAAATATCCATAAACCGAAGAATATGCTGGTAATCAAATTCTGGCTGCTCATAATATGAATTCAAATCATTCCAGGTGGAAAGTTTAGAACCGGGTTTTAGTATTCTAGCGTACGTTAGGAAACGGAGGATTTTAAAACTATCATAGGTGTTCTTGCATTCTGAAATATTTTGCTTAAAAAAAGTTTTAAGATTAAGACCTTTCATAATATCTTGCAGAACAAAATAACCTATGTTCAAACAAGTGGATGCCGATGCCTCGTCTTGTGTATGCTTGACTTTCTCATTAAAATTAGCAGTTAGGTTAAATGTGACCCTGCCAACGCGGTATTCCTCGTTCATCTTTTTAATTTCTTCTCTTACGTAGGTTTCGGGGTCATCAGTTATTTTCAAGAGTTCGGAATGTTTTCCGAAATTCTTGATATTTTTGGTAGTAGTTTTTTTGCCGTTTCTTATTCCTTGCTGCGCATAATAAGTAGGATCTTTAAGCCGTTTATCATAGTATAGTTTCAAGACGCATCACCCATATATATTATACCGTATACATACACCACATACAACATTTATTTTAAAAAAATTGACAAAAAAATAAGCCTATTTAAAGGCTTTGAGGGATTTTGATAGGCCTGTAAGTGTCGAAGACCCGTCAAATAAACTAATAGCTAGCAATTGAAATTCAAGAAGATTAACCGATTGTTTTAATGAAACTTCTATGATATACTGGCATCAATTGAATAATTCGAAATGTTGCAAGGAAATCGGTTAAAATCCGATGCGGTAACGCCACTGTAAGAGTGAGCCTCTATAAGATGTTTCAACACTGGAAAGAATCTTTCTGGGAAGTTGTTATAGATGGCAATGAACTTGAGCCAGGATACTACTACATTTCGTTATTACCGAACTTAACGGATTATTAGGTGAGGTCTTTATTTTTTTATAAACTCTTCTGTTAATTGTTCAGGAGAGTTTTTTTGATTTGATGGCTATCATGAAAGGGATGATGAATTGAAGAGACCGATTAAAATTGCTTTTTATGGAAAAGGAGGAATAGGAAAATCCACAATTGCAAGCAATATAGCAGCTGCAATGGGTTCACTTGGATTAAAGGTTTTATTTATTGGCTGTGATCCTAAAAGTGATTCTGTTAAAAATATTGTTGGAGGAAAAATCAAGTCGATGCTTCATTTGATCTTGGAAAAGGGAGATTTCTTAGCTGAGGAGGATTTTTTGGAAAAAGGTTTTTTAAATATATCTTGTATTGAAACAGGCGGCCCTTCTCCTGGGGTTGGCTGTGCCGGCCGGGGGATCATAACCGTGATGGAAGAACTGGAGAAACATAATATCTTTGATAAAGATTGGGATGTGATTATTTATGATGTTTTAGGCGATGTGGTCTGTGGGGGATTTGCAGTACCCATGCGAGAAGGATATGTAGATCGTGTCTTGCTGGTATCTTCCAGTGAATATATGTCCATCTACGCGGCAAACAATATTTTAAAAAGTATTGAGGTGTTTTCTGATCAAAAGGAACCCTTCTTAGGTGGAATCATCCATAATCAGCGAAATGATAACGCTATGGGGGGATTGGTTAGGGATTTTTCAGAAAAAGTGAAAGTACCCATTATCTCAGAAATTCCTTTTGCTAAGGAGATTATATTTAGTGAATTGGATTATAAAACAGTTATTGAAAAATATCCGGATTCAGCTATAGCAAGCAGATTTATCGAAACATCGAAAACTATTATGGCAGGGATTACAGGGGTAATCCCCAAACCACTGGAAGAGGGGGAGTTGGAACAATTATCCAAAGAATATCTTTCGTTGATTGTAGATGAGGGGCAGCTATGTTAGAAAAAACCTTAGTTCAGAAGGATAGTTTTAATGAACTGATTGAATTAGCATTGAGTAAGAAAGGTATCTATGTGTTGTCCATCGGTCCTCCCGGTTGTTTAAGGGTTCTCTTTTTTAGAGCAATGAGAGCTGAACTATTAGAGCAGTATTTTTCATTTGCAATAAAACCCATCGATGTAATATCAGCTTCCTATGAAGATCGGCTTATTGAGCATATTTCCAAGATGATATCCGAAAAGAGGGAGATGCGAGGTCTGATTCTCTACCTGTCTTGCTCTGAAATACTGACGGGAATGAAGTTTGAAAAAACCCAAAGAACGCTATGGGAGAAATATAATATGCCGGTATATGTTTTTAAGAGAGGACCTTTTGCAAAAAGAACAGGAGCGCCTAGGGAGAAAATGAAGGAGTTGATTTCTAAAATCAATGAATATCTATGATCGATACTTACCGCAACTTGTGAGTGATTATTCCGGCTTACATTCATTGTTATACCATCTGCCAACTTCGATAATCTTATTGTCTCCCAGTGGATGCAATCAGCCAATCAGAGAAGTGGATGAATATCGAGACTTTTCCAACACCAATCAATATACGACAAAACTTGACGACGCCCAAGTCACTCTTGGTATTGAAGGGATTATCAATGAAAAGTTATTATCCAATATGGAGCGGGATGTGGAATTTATTGCAGTCATGGGAACAGCCATCACAGATATCATCGGGACAGACCTTGGGGTGGTATCCCAAAAAATCGAGTCAATTTCAGGAAAACCGGTAGTATTTTTTAATACCAATGGATTTAAAGCCTATCCTAAAGCTATTGCACAGGCGTATTTGCAAATTTTACCCTTTATTGTGGAAAAGGATCCGTCCGGAGATAAGAAAAAAGTCAATTTAATTGGTTTTCATCCGCTAGTCCATGGTTCTGATAAATTTTTAGTACAATTTTTGGATACTTTTCACCATGATCAAATTGAATTTTGTTTGCCCGGCTTTGATTGTTTTGGGAAAGCCCATGCAAAATTATCAAAATCCGCTTACATATCCATTATCTTATCAGAGGAAGGGGTGAAACTGGGAGAAAAATTAAAAGAGGCAGATGGAGTTCCCTATGAAAAATTGTTGCCCATCTCGAAATCAGGGATGAAAGATCTGATTCGAGTTTTAGAAGAATATAC
This window harbors:
- a CDS encoding IS1634 family transposase → MKLYYDKRLKDPTYYAQQGIRNGKKTTTKNIKNFGKHSELLKITDDPETYVREEIKKMNEEYRVGRVTFNLTANFNEKVKHTQDEASASTCLNIGYFVLQDIMKGLNLKTFFKQNISECKNTYDSFKILRFLTYARILKPGSKLSTWNDLNSYYEQPEFDYQHILRFMDILEEHYDVYLTWLYKNSNAVVKRDSSIIYYDCTNFYCECEQPDEDIVDEVTGEVICGLRKFGISKEHRPNPIVEMGLFMDSQGIPITMSLHPGNTSEQTTAIPLEKEVLKMLNGAKFIYCADAGLGSYSIRKFNSMGGRAFIVTQSIKKLSNTLKEAVFNDYDYHLLSNDSPVTIKKMTTFDQYSKENLPLYNDFAYKVIFADKALDIGLSEEITLKNGSVKSRKSTGLLRQRLIIRFSRKMMEYQRSVRRSQIERAKKLLARKDPEEIKKGPNDVKRFMKRISHTKSGEKAVINYVLDEEKIAEEEKYDGYYAVATNLEDRAQDILAISHKRYQIEECFRIMKTNFTGRPINHRLPNRIKAHFMICFTALLVYRLLEAKLDEQHTHITPENLITTLKNMNVTNVHDIEYMALYHGSKALDTLMELTSLNLDRLHYRPKELNGKIKKLLN
- a CDS encoding AAA family ATPase, whose product is MKRPIKIAFYGKGGIGKSTIASNIAAAMGSLGLKVLFIGCDPKSDSVKNIVGGKIKSMLHLILEKGDFLAEEDFLEKGFLNISCIETGGPSPGVGCAGRGIITVMEELEKHNIFDKDWDVIIYDVLGDVVCGGFAVPMREGYVDRVLLVSSSEYMSIYAANNILKSIEVFSDQKEPFLGGIIHNQRNDNAMGGLVRDFSEKVKVPIISEIPFAKEIIFSELDYKTVIEKYPDSAIASRFIETSKTIMAGITGVIPKPLEEGELEQLSKEYLSLIVDEGQLC
- a CDS encoding nitrogenase component 1 gives rise to the protein MNIYDRYLPQLVSDYSGLHSLLYHLPTSIILLSPSGCNQPIREVDEYRDFSNTNQYTTKLDDAQVTLGIEGIINEKLLSNMERDVEFIAVMGTAITDIIGTDLGVVSQKIESISGKPVVFFNTNGFKAYPKAIAQAYLQILPFIVEKDPSGDKKKVNLIGFHPLVHGSDKFLVQFLDTFHHDQIEFCLPGFDCFGKAHAKLSKSAYISIILSEEGVKLGEKLKEADGVPYEKLLPISKSGMKDLIRVLEEYTGETYPEMDQEEDYYFKKQGNAKKVLIIGEPFFAAFLRKALQKDFGLDEVQILSLLPKENFSKDKLSEALYEDIFFDTHEDKFLGRIQAADLIIGDPLLRETIPQISEKTFIEIPYFGLSGREYAKIPYDYIGIKGFEYFKRQLIITGR